A single Lolium perenne isolate Kyuss_39 chromosome 6, Kyuss_2.0, whole genome shotgun sequence DNA region contains:
- the LOC127305487 gene encoding uncharacterized protein: MKAVVISSPGGPEALEVREVEDLPAPGDGEVLVKVAAAGVNRADTVQRQGKYPPPPGASLYPGLECSGTILALGPNVPSRWAVGHQVCALLTGGGYAEKVVVPAGQLLPVPEGVSLTDAAGLPEVACTVWSTVFMTSHLSPGESFLIHGGSSGIGTFAIQIAKHLGIKVFVTAGSEEKLAACKDLGADVCINYKTEDFVARIKEETDGKGVDVILDNIGGSYLQRNLNSLAVDGRLFIIGFMGGVVTEVNLAVMLARRLTVQAAGLRNRNLANKAQIVSEVEKNVWPAVVLGKVKPVVYKTFPLSEAAESHKLMETSSHIGKILLIP, from the exons ATGAAGGCGGTGGTGATCTCGAGCCCCGGCGGGCCCGAGGCGCTAGAGGTGCGCGAGGTGGAGGACCTCCCGGCGCCGGGGGACGGCGAGGTGCTCGTCAAGGTGGCCGCCGCCGGCGTCAACCGCGCCGACACGGTCCAGCGCCAGGGCAAGTACCCGCCGCCGCCCGGCGCCTCCCTCTACCCGGGGCTCGAGTGCTCCGGCACCATCCTCGCGCTCGGGCCCAACGTCCCCTCACGCTGGGCCGTCGGCCACCAG GTGTGCGCGCTGCTTACTGGCGGCGGGTATGCGGAGAAGGTGGTGGTGCCGGCGGGGCAGCTGCTCCCGGTGCCGGAGGGGGTGTCGCTGACGGACGCCGCAGGCTTGCCCGAGGTGGCCTGCACCGTCTGGTCCACCGTGTTCATGACCAGCCACCTCTCCCCCGGTGAATCGTTCCTT ATCCATGGTGGATCAAGTGGAATTGGTACATTTGCCATACAGATTGCAAAGCACCTTGGCATTAAGGTGTTTGTTACTGCAG GAAGCGAAGAAAAACTCGCTGCCTGCAAAGATTTAGGCGCGGATGTGTGTATAAACTACAAAACTGAAGACTTTGTAGCACGCATAAAAGAAGAAACAGATGGAAAGG GTGTTGATGTCATTCTGGACAATATCGGCGGATCTTATCTCCAGCGCAATCTGAACAGCTTAGCTGTTGATGGTAGACTCTTCATTATCGGTTTCATGGGAGGCGTTGTAACTGAAGTGAACCTGGCGGTTATGCTTGCCCGAAGATTGACCGTACAAG CTGCTGGACTGCGTAACAGAAACCTCGCAAATAAAGCTCAGATTGTCAGCGAGGTGGAGAAAAATGTATGGCCAGCCGTTGTGTTGGGCAAGGTGAAGCCGGTGGTTTACAAGACATTTCCTCTATCTGAAGCAGCTGAATCTCACAAGCTGATGGAAACGAGCTCCCACATTGGCAAGATACTACTGATTCCATGA